A segment of the Butyrivibrio fibrisolvens genome:
TGTAACATATCGGTCATTCTGAAGTGCTGAGTGAATGATTCTTCTTTCGTAAGGGTTCATTGGCTCAAGAGATACGTTTCTTCTGGTCTTTCTAACCTTATAAGCGATATTCTTGGCAAGGTTCTCAAGTGTAGCCTTGCGACGCTGACGATAATTCTCAGTGTCAACCTTTACATGGATGTAATCTTCCTGGTTACGGTTAACTACAAGTGATACCAGGTACTGGAGGGAATCAAGTGTCTGACCTCTCTTACCGATAAGAACACCCATATCTGCGCCCTTAAGATCTATATTAAGAACGATATTTTCTTTATCAAAAGTAATATCAAGTTCTACAGGCATTTCCATTGCCTTAAATACGTCATCAAGGAATACTCTTGCAGCAGATACAATAGCTTCTTCGTCAAAAGATGCAGGAGCTTTGTCTTCGCTTACTGTTTCATTTGAAACTTCGCTTTCTTTATTTTCAAGAGTTTCTTCATTAACTGCTACCGGTTCTGAAGGAGCAGAAACTTCTTTTTCTTCAAAAGAGTTTTCGGCTTTAACTTCCTCTTCCTTAATACGAGCTTTGATAATAGCAGGTTTGATTCCCATTCCGAGGAAACCTGTAGATCCTTCGCTGACTACCTGATAATCAAGGCGGTCAGATGTAACTGATAACTGCGCACAAGCTTCTGTTATTGCCTCGGAAACTGTTTTTGCAGCATATTCTTTATATTCACTCATCTTTAGTCTCCTAGTTTACATATATCAATTAGTGAGTTCTATCGTATTCTTTTACCATATTGGCAGCATTTAA
Coding sequences within it:
- the jag gene encoding RNA-binding cell elongation regulator Jag/EloR — encoded protein: MSEYKEYAAKTVSEAITEACAQLSVTSDRLDYQVVSEGSTGFLGMGIKPAIIKARIKEEEVKAENSFEEKEVSAPSEPVAVNEETLENKESEVSNETVSEDKAPASFDEEAIVSAARVFLDDVFKAMEMPVELDITFDKENIVLNIDLKGADMGVLIGKRGQTLDSLQYLVSLVVNRNQEDYIHVKVDTENYRQRRKATLENLAKNIAYKVRKTRRNVSLEPMNPYERRIIHSALQNDRYVTTHSEGEEPYRRVVVTLKK